The sequence below is a genomic window from Acetobacteroides hydrogenigenes.
TCGAGCTGCCTGCACAGCCGCAAAGCTCGTACTACTATACCTCCATTTTTATCTACTTCTCCAGCAAAGCACCCTTTGGGATGCCCGATAGGGTCAAGGAAAAACGCCACGATTTTGTGCTGGAAGAAGGGCCAATAAGCGTTACCTATAACAGCGCAAAGGACTACTTTATAGCAAGGGGAGGAGTGCTAAACGAGCATAAGAACAGGATAAATGCTATTGATAGCGTTAGGTTTCAGGAGTACAAAGCAAAAAAAGCCAACCCCGATGCCATCAACCAAAAGGCGGTTAAAGCCTACCTCAACCTCGTAAGGGAGTGCCCTACATCTCCAATATATCAAGGCTACATTTCGTTTGCGACAATGCTTTTACCAAAGGATACCGCATCGTACCGAGAGCTAAGCACGCTATACCAGAGCATGCCTGCCGACTTTAAGGAATCGGAAAGGGGAAAGCGTTTAGCCTCCGACATTGAACGAATAAAGCTGGTATATGAGAATACGGGTAAGGCAGTTGGGGCAAGCCTTGCCGATATGCAGCTAACCGGGCAGGATAAAGCCCCCTCCAAGCTATCGGCCAACGGAAGCAAGCTAATCCTCCTCGACTTTTGGGCAACCTGGTGCGGCCCCTGCAAAAAGGCACAGCCCAAGTTGGCCGAATTACAGAGTAAGTATGGAGCCAAGGGCCTTTCGGTTGTTGGAGTTTCAATGGATAAGAATATAACCGATTGGACCAGCTACCTAAAAGGTAAGCCACACTCCTACACCCAACTTTGGACCGATTGGGAAAAAGCCAAGAAGCACCCGCTGCTTACCCAAATACAGCATGTTCCTACCCTCGTGCTGGTAGATGCCCAAACCATGAGGGTTGTAAGGTGGGATGTAAAGGTAGATGACGTTGAAAAGGAGATTAAGCAACTGCTGTAGTAATCCTTAAAAGAGGAGGGGAAAAGAGCGAACCATAATCAGACCTAACAGGTTTTAAAAAACGGTTAGGTCTTACACAGCAGAAAAACTATTCTTTTTTATTCCTTACTCGTTTCTAAGAACCACGCAGATTTCATATTCAAAGAATGAATTATATCTTTGCCCATCAAACTATAAGAGATAATCGAGAATGAAGCTTACCATTGGCCAAAAAGCAGCCCTTATTGTTGTTGCCATCCTAATCGTCGACCAGCTTATTAAGGTATGGATTAAGACCCACATGATGCTAGGCGAGTCGTACACCATTTTTGGAGACTGGGCCTACATCCACTTTACCGAAAACTATGGGATGGCATTTGGTCTGGAGTTTTGGGGCAAGGTAGGTAAGATCATCCTTAGCCTATTCCGCATAGCCGCTGTTGTGGCCATCGGGTTCTACATGCGCCATCTTATTCGCGGCAACAAGGCAAGCAACGGTTCCATTATAGGTTTGGCGCTTATTATGGCCGGGGCGTTGGGCAACATTCTCGATAGCGCCTTCTACGGGCTAATCTTTAGCGATTCGTGGGGTCAGGTAGCGCAGCTGTTCCCAGATGGTGGCGGTTACGCCAGCTTCCTTCACGGGAAGGTGGTGGATATGTTCTACTTCCCGCTAATCGAGGGGCACTTCCCCAGCTGGGTTCCTGCATGGGGTGGTCAGGAGTTTATCTTTTTCCGTCCGGTGTTTAACTTTGCCGATGCCTCCATCTCTATCGGAGTAGTGTACATCCTGCTGTTCCAACGAAAGCTGTTTACCCAAGACTAGGGTATTCCAATATAATCTAAAAGCCTTCGAGGATTTGCCTCGGAGGCTTTTTCTTTTGTTCATACCCATTTGATAGCGCCCTACGGTATCATTCAAATCGCGAGGCTTACATCAATTGTACTTGATACCGCAAACCCGTTTTATTCAACCTTCGTGATTTCAAGGTGCTGTGAAGTTCCCCCATCCCACCCTTAGCATTTTAATCTTATTTAGAAATTTAGGAATCGATATTTACCCTACTTTTGAACAAATTTTATTTTTGTTCAAAAGTAGCGATGAAAGAGGACGCCGTAGCTATAAAAGATGACCAGCGCGAAGTCATAATAAGGGCAGCAACAGAGATGTTTGCCCAATACGGCTATAAAAAGGCAACGCTAGAGTCAATCGGCCAGTCGATAGGTAAGGTAAAGAGCTACGTTTACTACTACTTCAAGAACAAGGAGGACTTGTTCGAAGCGGTTATCGATAGAGAGGTAGAGCAGCTTCGCAGCAAGTTTCAGCAAATACTCACCTCCGATATGCCCGCCAGCAAAAAGCTGGAGGAGTACACCAAAAGGAGGATGTCGCTCATATTTCAGCTGGCCAACTACTTCAGCCTAATAAGCAATGGCGTACTAATCAACCCTTCGCTTACCGACAAGCTTCGCCGAAAGTACGACGAGAAGGAGGTAGAGCACATAAAGGAGATTCTGACCCAGGGGGTAGAGGCTGGAGAATTTCGCATTAAGGATGTAGATTTAGCATCGTTAGGCTTTTTTACTGTGCTCAAAGGGCTCGAAATACCGCTGTTTACCAGCAACGAAAGCCAAACAAACATCAACCATCGGATAGACGATTTGCTTTCAATAATTTTTAATGGAATACGATCAAAATAGAGGCACAACAATGAGGAAGACCGTAGTCTTTTTGATACTTACAGTAAGCGGGTGGGCAGCAATGGCCCAAACTTCAGCAACACCACTTACGCTGGAGCAATGCCGAAAGATGGCGTTGGAGCACAACAAAAACGTGCAAATATCGGAGATAAAGGTAGAATCGGCTGATGCGCTTAGCAAAGCCGCCAAGGCGCAATACTTTCCGAACATCAGCTTTACCGGAACCTATCTGCGCACCAATAACGAGCTACAGCTGCTAAGCGAAAATAAGCTTTTGCCCATTGGGGTTAAGTATGCCGATGGCTCGTTTGGTCCTGCAACGCCAACGTACAATGCATCTACAGGTAAAATAACCTCCGAGAGCCTGAACAACTCATGGACAAAGCTCCCCGACGGAACCATTGCTCCACTCGATAAGAACGGAACCCCATTTAATCCAAAAACCAACCCCGAAAAGTTGGAGTGGAAAAACTACGCCTACCTTCCTGCTGACCAAACAAGGGTAGAGCATAAGGACTTCTACCTTGGAGCCATTTCGTTGCTTCAACCCGTATACCTAGGAGGTAAGGTTCGTGAGGTTAACAGGATGGCTGGCTATGCAAAGCAAATTTCGGAGACAAAGAAGAAAATGGAGGATTCCGATGTGCTTTACGGAGTTGATGAGGCCTACTGGAGGGTTGTGTCGCTTCAAGAAAAGGTAAAGCTGGCACAGGACTACAACAACCTGGTTACGCGCCTCAATAGCGATGTTGAGGATATGTACAAGGAGGGCGTTATTACCCGAAACGACCTGCTAAAGGTAAAGGTTAAAGTAAACGAGGTAGAGCTCAACCTAACCAAAGCACAAAATGGGCTCGAGTTAGCGAAGATGGCGCTTTGCCAAGAGATTGGAATTCCGCTAGAGTCTGACATTACGCTTGCTGATCTGCCCAAGCCACAGCTGACAACCCTAAAGGATACCGGATATGCTAGCTATGCGCTCAACCATCGTAACGAGATTGCGGCACTTGATCTGGCTTCTAAGCTGGCCCAGTCGAACGTGAACCTTATGAAATCGCGCTTTATGCCCAACGTTGTTCTTACGGCAAGCTACATGGCTGCTAATCCAAATCCATACAAGGGATTTACTAACGATTTTGGATTAGACTGGAATGTTGGCGTAGTGGTTAATATCCCAATTTTCCATTGGGGCGAACGCCACCAAACGCTACGATCTGCCAAACTGGAACAAAAGGTTGCGACCCTAAAAACAGAAGAGGCAAAGGAAAAAATTACGCTACAGGTGAAGCAGGCCATGTTTAAGGTAAACGAGACCAATCGCCGCGTTGCCATGACCCAGAAAAACATTGAGCGTGCCGAAGAAAACCTAAAGGTAGCCAATGATGGTTTCAAGGAAGGGGTTCTTTCGGCTTCCGATGTACTAGAAGCACAAGCCCTTTGGCAAAGTTCGATATCCGAAAACATAGAGGCTCGTAACGAGGCCATGCTAAGCGAAACAAACTTAAAGAAAGTACTTGGCGAGCTGCGATAGCTGTTCCATGTGAATTTGAACCTGTTTCAAATTTTATCTACTCCCGATGGTATGTGGTGTACATCGGGAGTTTTTTTATTATTTCTGGTAGGGTAAAGCAAAAGTTAGTTGTATCACTACTCGAAAAGGGAATGATAAAAAGTTGAATTGGGCAGAACACTTTTGAAAAAAGGGTGTTTATGCTAAAGGGAATAAAAAGGGATTATAACAGAATCAATTGCCAAGAGTTCATCTGTACGGAGGAACCGATGTTCTCAATAAGAAGGCATTGTTAGTGGGTCTTATCAATAAGTTTTTTTAGTTTTTATGTTAACCTTACATACTAAAAGGCGAGAATGTTGACGAAACAGCGCTCGCCTTTGCTTTTTAAGGGATAAGAAAAACAAAGGGGGATCGTTGGATAACGTTCCCCCTTTTGCTATGTATTGTAGTTGCTACTCTATAGCAATTTTAGCGCTTGCTTAACCTCCTCTAGAGTTGGGTTAAAGTCGAATATGGCAGAAGGCTTTAGGTAGAATAGCTGATGCTCGCTTTTGTAGCGGTTCTCTCCTCCTCCGGTGATGTTCAGCATAATGGTAGCATTCTTATCAACTTCACCCCTTTTTACCTCGCTAATAAGCGATGCCACAGCTACCGATGCAGCAGGATGAATATCGATGCCTTCCAACTCTTCGAATAGAGCAGCTGCGGCTGCAGCTTCTTCGTTTGTAGCTACTAGAATATCTCCATTGGTATCCTTAAGAGCATCAAATAGGCCTCCTGTAATTGAGTATGGAGGTTTACGATTCGAGAGTACCTTTGCCGTAATGATCTCTACCTTTTGGCGAGCCTCATCATCCTCCATCGGAAGAAGCGCACGCGAATCAGCTTTCCATGCGTCAAACATTGGTGTGAATGGCGCATTCTGCGACACCATGAGCTTAGACTTTCCATTGCCAAAACGGCCATCAGTAATAAGGCGGAGGTTAGCTTCCCAAGCGGCAATTGCCCCTGTTCCACTTCCTACGGCCTGAAAGTAGTAGTCGGGAATCCTACCTATAAATGTTGCCGCCGAAAGCATTGTGGTTCCCATCCCATCGCGACGGGCAATATTCTTGGCACCACCCTCGGTGATATATCCTTCGAGCTGGCTTACTAGGTTGGAGAGATTTATTGCGTCAAAGTAGTCTGCCCCTTTTTTTGGACATATCAGCTTAACGCAATCGTTAAGGGGTGCATCAAACCAAAGGGCATCGAGGTTGTCTTCGGGAACGCAAAGAATAAGCGGAATACGGTTGTCGGAGCAAACCTTGGCAAAAGCACGAGCCGTATTTCCGGCAGATGCAACCACAAGCGTCTTTGACGACTCGGCAAGCCTTCCGCATACCGAGTATGCCTCCGTTTCCTTAAACGAGCAGGTGCGGTTGTAAGCGCCACGCTCAGGCCACCATCCCGTAAAAGTTACATACAGATTCGATAGGCCAAGCTCTTTTGCCAGCCCTTCGCTCTTGTAGGTAATTGGGGCCGATGAGCCAGCAAGAGTTCTTCCAATTGGTAGCCAGTCAGCAAATTTATAAATGCCCCAAGAGTCCGCCTTTACATTAAGCAGACTCTCCTTATAAATTGCTCTGACTAAGCTGGGCTTTTCCTCTCCCTGGGGATCGAGTATCCAACCGGAATCTTCAAATGTACATCCAGTTGCAACAGATTGTAGAACGTAGCTGGTTTTGCCTATCACCGTATTCATTTTTTTATTCCTCAAATGGATTCCAAAATTAGCATTTTTGGCTCTTGCTGAAAACGTCTAACTCCAAGAACACAGTTCAAAGGGTGTTTTTTTATATTTTCTTTACGCAGAGTTCGTTTTTATGCATACGGTTAGCGTTTTACCAGTGGCCAAATAATGCTTTCTAAGCCGTTAAGCTTAATCTCGTACATCTGTTCGAGCATCATTCCGAGTTCTCCCTTGGGAAAGCCTTTTTGTCTATACCAAACGAGGTAAGGTTCAGGAAGCTCTATCAGCAAACGGCCTTCGTACTTTCCAAAAGGCATGCGGGTGTTGGCCATTTTTAGCAAAAACTGTCGGGGGTCGGGAGAATTCATACTATAAATGTTGTACAAGCACAATCAACTTGTTTGAGGCAGATGATTATTGAATCAAAGGTAAAAAAACTATTGGTTGTCCTACTCAATGCGTATCCTTTGCT
It includes:
- a CDS encoding cysteate synthase yields the protein MNTVIGKTSYVLQSVATGCTFEDSGWILDPQGEEKPSLVRAIYKESLLNVKADSWGIYKFADWLPIGRTLAGSSAPITYKSEGLAKELGLSNLYVTFTGWWPERGAYNRTCSFKETEAYSVCGRLAESSKTLVVASAGNTARAFAKVCSDNRIPLILCVPEDNLDALWFDAPLNDCVKLICPKKGADYFDAINLSNLVSQLEGYITEGGAKNIARRDGMGTTMLSAATFIGRIPDYYFQAVGSGTGAIAAWEANLRLITDGRFGNGKSKLMVSQNAPFTPMFDAWKADSRALLPMEDDEARQKVEIITAKVLSNRKPPYSITGGLFDALKDTNGDILVATNEEAAAAAALFEELEGIDIHPAASVAVASLISEVKRGEVDKNATIMLNITGGGENRYKSEHQLFYLKPSAIFDFNPTLEEVKQALKLL
- a CDS encoding TetR/AcrR family transcriptional regulator, coding for MKEDAVAIKDDQREVIIRAATEMFAQYGYKKATLESIGQSIGKVKSYVYYYFKNKEDLFEAVIDREVEQLRSKFQQILTSDMPASKKLEEYTKRRMSLIFQLANYFSLISNGVLINPSLTDKLRRKYDEKEVEHIKEILTQGVEAGEFRIKDVDLASLGFFTVLKGLEIPLFTSNESQTNINHRIDDLLSIIFNGIRSK
- a CDS encoding TolC family protein, coding for MRKTVVFLILTVSGWAAMAQTSATPLTLEQCRKMALEHNKNVQISEIKVESADALSKAAKAQYFPNISFTGTYLRTNNELQLLSENKLLPIGVKYADGSFGPATPTYNASTGKITSESLNNSWTKLPDGTIAPLDKNGTPFNPKTNPEKLEWKNYAYLPADQTRVEHKDFYLGAISLLQPVYLGGKVREVNRMAGYAKQISETKKKMEDSDVLYGVDEAYWRVVSLQEKVKLAQDYNNLVTRLNSDVEDMYKEGVITRNDLLKVKVKVNEVELNLTKAQNGLELAKMALCQEIGIPLESDITLADLPKPQLTTLKDTGYASYALNHRNEIAALDLASKLAQSNVNLMKSRFMPNVVLTASYMAANPNPYKGFTNDFGLDWNVGVVVNIPIFHWGERHQTLRSAKLEQKVATLKTEEAKEKITLQVKQAMFKVNETNRRVAMTQKNIERAEENLKVANDGFKEGVLSASDVLEAQALWQSSISENIEARNEAMLSETNLKKVLGELR
- a CDS encoding TlpA family protein disulfide reductase gives rise to the protein MRRIAQLIALVALCSSATAQTTVKGEYLAAKGKPTPKFAYLFTSGNSKGMQAKIENGTFGFELPAQPQSSYYYTSIFIYFSSKAPFGMPDRVKEKRHDFVLEEGPISVTYNSAKDYFIARGGVLNEHKNRINAIDSVRFQEYKAKKANPDAINQKAVKAYLNLVRECPTSPIYQGYISFATMLLPKDTASYRELSTLYQSMPADFKESERGKRLASDIERIKLVYENTGKAVGASLADMQLTGQDKAPSKLSANGSKLILLDFWATWCGPCKKAQPKLAELQSKYGAKGLSVVGVSMDKNITDWTSYLKGKPHSYTQLWTDWEKAKKHPLLTQIQHVPTLVLVDAQTMRVVRWDVKVDDVEKEIKQLL
- a CDS encoding lipoprotein signal peptidase, producing the protein MKLTIGQKAALIVVAILIVDQLIKVWIKTHMMLGESYTIFGDWAYIHFTENYGMAFGLEFWGKVGKIILSLFRIAAVVAIGFYMRHLIRGNKASNGSIIGLALIMAGALGNILDSAFYGLIFSDSWGQVAQLFPDGGGYASFLHGKVVDMFYFPLIEGHFPSWVPAWGGQEFIFFRPVFNFADASISIGVVYILLFQRKLFTQD
- a CDS encoding DUF3820 family protein, with amino-acid sequence MNSPDPRQFLLKMANTRMPFGKYEGRLLIELPEPYLVWYRQKGFPKGELGMMLEQMYEIKLNGLESIIWPLVKR